The proteins below are encoded in one region of Solenopsis invicta isolate M01_SB chromosome 8, UNIL_Sinv_3.0, whole genome shotgun sequence:
- the LOC105196976 gene encoding serine/threonine-protein kinase par-1 isoform X1, translating into MSGMKKAIGGSIHRIREFELEKVNLIDEFDILQIVGEGWFGKILLTEHRSTQTEMVLKALPKAYTGISDFFREFHYGLHLSAHRNIITTYDVAFETAGFYVFSQEYAPLGDLTSNVTETGLGELHAKRVARQLAAAVQHIHSRELVHRDIKLDNILVFRSDFSRIKLCDFGETRRVNTVVRRHNEWLPYSPPEVLQIDTDETYKARTSHDVWQFGIVLFVCLTGCLPWQKAAMDDPRYTRYQNWHNATLNIAKKPKLFQLISSRAQRMFKRLLDPKVEKRPVSVLEVNKYLEDRWLAKLGVEKALNGGADERDELCPSMYSFHSSLEEKNQLLHTLTTYGIETTVDHSKKKDRIREWIQASAIVEENEEDESDIYEDSEFYEDEDRENDGNGSEETESVSMRGRHFPERRPSAATNNPRKRRGSRVATRTSRAASKNKVPVKPVERKIPFAPQVAEERETIARFASFPNGDPKLAAVRNGDDRTHDLSANSVNIVTDAPSSTTNNSSSNLQSSVPSANGRNVIKDPARTSADNARDESPLSAQPVAAVPVKHSPPKTTPRIPDSGGRVVVPVSPQIPARKNRAHTAPSSDTRSARANLAKRAQSASVLRTPEAEDSPRASAKTSVSPHSMTARADNPSVAMLSTSRAARSVARADKAPASLIESQPPNSALPGRVEGSPAIATQITTSAASHLAMQSFNALQNIAGASSTTSPANSSSNVIKPGQRTEEVNVAYGKDAYEHYGIAAQGIILPMRVNIVRQDSTGSGSRSVSN; encoded by the exons ATGAGCGGGATGAAGAAGGCAATCGGGGGATCCATTCACAGAATACGGGAGTTCGAGCTCGAGAAG GTGAACCTGATCGACGAGTTCGACATCCTGCAGATCGTCGGCGAGGGATGGTTCGGCAAAATCTTGCTGACCGAGCATCGCAGCACGCAAACCGAGATGGTGCTGAAAGCCCTGCCGAAGGCGTACACCGGCATCTCGGATTTCTTTCGGGAATTTCATTATGGATTACATCTGTCGGCGCACAGGAACATCATAACCACCTATGATGTGGCGTTCGAGACGGCCGGCTTCTACGTTTTTAGTCAGGAATACGCCCCGCTCG GCGATCTCACATCGAATGTGACGGAGACGGGATTGGGCGAGTTGCACGCGAAGAGGGTGGCTAGACAGCTCGCCGCTGCTGTGCAACACATACATAGCCGCGAGCTGGTGCATCGCGATATCAAGCTCGACAACATACTCGTGTTTCGTAGTGACTTTTCGCGTATCAAACTCTGTGATTTCGGCGAGACCAGGCGGGTCAACACCGTCGTGCGAAGGCACAACGAGTGGCTGCCGTACTCGCCACCCGAGGTATTGCAGATCGACACTGACGAGACGTACAA AGCTCGCACGTCGCACGATGTCTGGCAATTCGGCATTGTCCTATTTGTCTGCCTGACCGGATGCCTGCCATGGCAAAAGGCGGCGATGGACGATCCACGCTACACAAGATATCAAAACTGGCACAACGCGACGCTCAACATCGCCAAGAAACCGAAATTATTTCAGTTGATCAGCTCGCGGGCGCAGAG AATGTTCAAGCGGCTGTTGGACCCAAAGGTTGAAAAGCGACCAGTGAGCGTTTTGgaagtaaacaaatatttagaagacAGATGGCTAGCGAAACTCGGGGTCGAGAAAGCTCTGAACG GCGGCGCCGATGAGAGGGACGAGCTTTGTCCGTCTATGTACAGCTTCCATAGTTCCCTGGAAGAAAAGAATCAACTTCTCCACACTCTCACGACGTACGGCATCGAGACGACGGTGGACCATTCGAAGAAGAAGGATCGTATCAGAGAGTGGATACAGGCTAGCGCGATCGTCGAGGAGAACGAAGAGGATGAATCGGACATTTACGAGGACTCGGAGTTCTACGAGGATGAAGATAGGGAAAATGACGGGAACGGAAGCGAGGAAACGGAATCAGTCTCCATGAGAGGCAGACATTTCCCGGAGAGGCGCCCGAGTGCCGCGACAAATAATCCTAGAAAGAGAAGAGGCAGTAGGGTCGCGACGCGGACGAGTCGTGCCGCATCGAAGAACAAAGTGCCCGTAAAGCCCGTCGAAAGGAAAATACCCTTCGCTCCTCAAGTGGCCGAAGAGCGGGAAACGATCGCGCGCTTCGCCAGCTTCCCCAACGGCGATCCGAAGCTCGCCGCCGTGAGGAACGGCGACGATCGGACCCACGATCTTTCCGCAAACTCGGTAAACATCGTCACCGACGCACCGTCGTCGACGACGAATAATTCCTCGAGCAACCTTCAATCATCTGTACCTAGCGCCAACGGCCGAAACGTCATCAAGGATCCGGCTAGGACCAGCGCTGACAACGCTCGAGATGAATCACCGCTTTCCGCGCAACCGGTTGCCGCTGTCCCTGTTAAACATTCGCCGCCTAAAACCACTCCGCGCATTCCGGATAGCGGAGGGAGAGTAGTTGTACCGGTGAGCCCGCAGATCCCGGCTAGAAAAAATCGCGCTCACACGGCGCCGTCTTCGGACACGCGGTCGGCCCGGGCCAATTTGGCGAAAAGAGCGCAGTCCGCGTCAGTCTTACGGACGCCAGAGGCGGAGGACTCGCCGCGTGCGTCAGCAAAGACGTCCGTCTCCCCGCATTCGATGACGGCTCGAGCGGACAATCCCTCCGTTGCTATGTTATCGACTTCGCGAGCGGCGAGATCGGTCGCGCGAGCTGATAAAGCACCCGCGTCTCTGATCGAATCTCAGCCTCCCAACAGCGCTCTGCCTGGCCGAGTCGAAGGCTCGCCGGCAATCGCAACCCAAATCACGACGTCCGCCGCTTCTCACTTGGCAATGCAGAGCTTCAACGCGCTGCAGAATATCGCGGGCGCATCCTCGACCACCTCGCCGGCGAATTCATCGTCGAACGTAATTAAACCCGGTCAGCGGACCGAGGAGGTAAACGTGGCTTACGGAAAAGACGCGTATGAACACTACGGTATCGCCGCCCAGGGAATCATCCTACCGATGAGAGTGAATATCGTTAGACAGGATTCTACTGGCAGCGGTAGTCGATCCGTGAGCAACTGA
- the LOC105196976 gene encoding fatty acyl-CoA synthetase and RNA processing-associated kinase 1 isoform X2, with the protein MVLKALPKAYTGISDFFREFHYGLHLSAHRNIITTYDVAFETAGFYVFSQEYAPLGDLTSNVTETGLGELHAKRVARQLAAAVQHIHSRELVHRDIKLDNILVFRSDFSRIKLCDFGETRRVNTVVRRHNEWLPYSPPEVLQIDTDETYKARTSHDVWQFGIVLFVCLTGCLPWQKAAMDDPRYTRYQNWHNATLNIAKKPKLFQLISSRAQRMFKRLLDPKVEKRPVSVLEVNKYLEDRWLAKLGVEKALNGGADERDELCPSMYSFHSSLEEKNQLLHTLTTYGIETTVDHSKKKDRIREWIQASAIVEENEEDESDIYEDSEFYEDEDRENDGNGSEETESVSMRGRHFPERRPSAATNNPRKRRGSRVATRTSRAASKNKVPVKPVERKIPFAPQVAEERETIARFASFPNGDPKLAAVRNGDDRTHDLSANSVNIVTDAPSSTTNNSSSNLQSSVPSANGRNVIKDPARTSADNARDESPLSAQPVAAVPVKHSPPKTTPRIPDSGGRVVVPVSPQIPARKNRAHTAPSSDTRSARANLAKRAQSASVLRTPEAEDSPRASAKTSVSPHSMTARADNPSVAMLSTSRAARSVARADKAPASLIESQPPNSALPGRVEGSPAIATQITTSAASHLAMQSFNALQNIAGASSTTSPANSSSNVIKPGQRTEEVNVAYGKDAYEHYGIAAQGIILPMRVNIVRQDSTGSGSRSVSN; encoded by the exons ATGGTGCTGAAAGCCCTGCCGAAGGCGTACACCGGCATCTCGGATTTCTTTCGGGAATTTCATTATGGATTACATCTGTCGGCGCACAGGAACATCATAACCACCTATGATGTGGCGTTCGAGACGGCCGGCTTCTACGTTTTTAGTCAGGAATACGCCCCGCTCG GCGATCTCACATCGAATGTGACGGAGACGGGATTGGGCGAGTTGCACGCGAAGAGGGTGGCTAGACAGCTCGCCGCTGCTGTGCAACACATACATAGCCGCGAGCTGGTGCATCGCGATATCAAGCTCGACAACATACTCGTGTTTCGTAGTGACTTTTCGCGTATCAAACTCTGTGATTTCGGCGAGACCAGGCGGGTCAACACCGTCGTGCGAAGGCACAACGAGTGGCTGCCGTACTCGCCACCCGAGGTATTGCAGATCGACACTGACGAGACGTACAA AGCTCGCACGTCGCACGATGTCTGGCAATTCGGCATTGTCCTATTTGTCTGCCTGACCGGATGCCTGCCATGGCAAAAGGCGGCGATGGACGATCCACGCTACACAAGATATCAAAACTGGCACAACGCGACGCTCAACATCGCCAAGAAACCGAAATTATTTCAGTTGATCAGCTCGCGGGCGCAGAG AATGTTCAAGCGGCTGTTGGACCCAAAGGTTGAAAAGCGACCAGTGAGCGTTTTGgaagtaaacaaatatttagaagacAGATGGCTAGCGAAACTCGGGGTCGAGAAAGCTCTGAACG GCGGCGCCGATGAGAGGGACGAGCTTTGTCCGTCTATGTACAGCTTCCATAGTTCCCTGGAAGAAAAGAATCAACTTCTCCACACTCTCACGACGTACGGCATCGAGACGACGGTGGACCATTCGAAGAAGAAGGATCGTATCAGAGAGTGGATACAGGCTAGCGCGATCGTCGAGGAGAACGAAGAGGATGAATCGGACATTTACGAGGACTCGGAGTTCTACGAGGATGAAGATAGGGAAAATGACGGGAACGGAAGCGAGGAAACGGAATCAGTCTCCATGAGAGGCAGACATTTCCCGGAGAGGCGCCCGAGTGCCGCGACAAATAATCCTAGAAAGAGAAGAGGCAGTAGGGTCGCGACGCGGACGAGTCGTGCCGCATCGAAGAACAAAGTGCCCGTAAAGCCCGTCGAAAGGAAAATACCCTTCGCTCCTCAAGTGGCCGAAGAGCGGGAAACGATCGCGCGCTTCGCCAGCTTCCCCAACGGCGATCCGAAGCTCGCCGCCGTGAGGAACGGCGACGATCGGACCCACGATCTTTCCGCAAACTCGGTAAACATCGTCACCGACGCACCGTCGTCGACGACGAATAATTCCTCGAGCAACCTTCAATCATCTGTACCTAGCGCCAACGGCCGAAACGTCATCAAGGATCCGGCTAGGACCAGCGCTGACAACGCTCGAGATGAATCACCGCTTTCCGCGCAACCGGTTGCCGCTGTCCCTGTTAAACATTCGCCGCCTAAAACCACTCCGCGCATTCCGGATAGCGGAGGGAGAGTAGTTGTACCGGTGAGCCCGCAGATCCCGGCTAGAAAAAATCGCGCTCACACGGCGCCGTCTTCGGACACGCGGTCGGCCCGGGCCAATTTGGCGAAAAGAGCGCAGTCCGCGTCAGTCTTACGGACGCCAGAGGCGGAGGACTCGCCGCGTGCGTCAGCAAAGACGTCCGTCTCCCCGCATTCGATGACGGCTCGAGCGGACAATCCCTCCGTTGCTATGTTATCGACTTCGCGAGCGGCGAGATCGGTCGCGCGAGCTGATAAAGCACCCGCGTCTCTGATCGAATCTCAGCCTCCCAACAGCGCTCTGCCTGGCCGAGTCGAAGGCTCGCCGGCAATCGCAACCCAAATCACGACGTCCGCCGCTTCTCACTTGGCAATGCAGAGCTTCAACGCGCTGCAGAATATCGCGGGCGCATCCTCGACCACCTCGCCGGCGAATTCATCGTCGAACGTAATTAAACCCGGTCAGCGGACCGAGGAGGTAAACGTGGCTTACGGAAAAGACGCGTATGAACACTACGGTATCGCCGCCCAGGGAATCATCCTACCGATGAGAGTGAATATCGTTAGACAGGATTCTACTGGCAGCGGTAGTCGATCCGTGAGCAACTGA